One Ignavibacterium album JCM 16511 genomic region harbors:
- the plsY gene encoding glycerol-3-phosphate 1-O-acyltransferase PlsY, with protein sequence MFLLATIIILSYLVGSIPTSIIISKAVKGIDIRNYGSGNAGGTNVMRVLGWKHGVLVIFLDALKGAIAVVLIARLHYGVLPFQNVSPFDDFTLVQIIAGISAVIGHIWTVFAGFRGGKGIATALGMLLMIITVDMLIAVGIFLIVVSVSRYVSLGSIVSALAVPLSMIFRENVLHTHIEGYNTLLPFVIGVSLLVIFTHRKNLVRLLNGTENKLSFSKKK encoded by the coding sequence ATGTTTTTATTAGCTACTATAATAATTCTTTCTTATCTGGTTGGTTCAATTCCAACAAGCATTATTATAAGTAAAGCTGTAAAAGGAATTGATATCAGAAATTATGGAAGTGGAAATGCCGGCGGTACAAATGTTATGCGGGTGCTTGGCTGGAAACACGGAGTTCTGGTTATTTTCCTTGATGCCCTTAAAGGTGCAATTGCTGTAGTGCTTATTGCCCGCTTACATTATGGAGTTCTTCCGTTTCAGAATGTTTCTCCTTTTGATGACTTCACTCTTGTTCAGATTATTGCTGGAATTTCTGCTGTAATTGGACATATCTGGACAGTATTTGCGGGATTTCGTGGTGGGAAAGGTATTGCAACAGCATTGGGAATGTTGCTAATGATCATCACAGTTGATATGTTAATTGCAGTCGGAATATTTTTAATAGTTGTTTCGGTTTCAAGGTATGTTTCTCTTGGTTCAATTGTTAGTGCTTTGGCAGTTCCATTAAGTATGATATTCAGAGAGAATGTATTACACACTCATATTGAAGGATATAATACACTTCTTCCGTTTGTAATAGGTGTGTCACTTCTTGTAATTTTCACCCACAGAAAAAATCTTGTTCGTTTGTTAAACGGAACAGAGAACAAATTAAGTTTCAGTAAAAAGAAATAA
- a CDS encoding NAD(P)H-dependent glycerol-3-phosphate dehydrogenase: MKVSVLGAGGWGTNLAVLLHYNGHNVTLWEYKKSYAKELAKRRENKIYLPGIYIPDEIKITSDIEDSTFHKNLIVLAVPSQFLRKVVEKIDYHSIKDTILVSVSKGIEKETLMTMSQMIKDVHHRLDKNQIGVLSGPSHAEEVSKRVPTAVVAASVSKETSKTIQSVFINSYFRVYSSTDILGVELGGAFKNVIAIGAGIIDGAGFGDNTKAAIMTRGVAEISRLGLVMGARPETFAGLSGMGDLIVTCMSRHSRNRFVGEQIGKGKKLKEVLKSMEMVAEGVETTKSVNQLANKYKVETPIANEVYKILFEDKDPIKATNDLMNRDMKFE, encoded by the coding sequence ATGAAAGTTTCGGTGCTCGGCGCAGGCGGCTGGGGAACAAACCTTGCCGTTCTGCTGCACTATAACGGTCATAATGTTACCCTCTGGGAGTATAAAAAATCTTATGCTAAAGAACTTGCAAAAAGACGAGAAAATAAAATTTATCTTCCCGGAATCTACATTCCCGATGAAATAAAAATAACCTCTGACATTGAAGACTCAACATTTCATAAAAATCTTATTGTTCTTGCTGTACCTTCGCAATTTTTAAGAAAAGTTGTAGAAAAGATAGATTATCATTCCATCAAAGACACAATACTTGTAAGTGTTTCCAAAGGAATAGAAAAAGAAACTTTGATGACAATGTCACAAATGATTAAAGATGTTCACCACCGTCTTGATAAAAATCAAATTGGCGTTTTGTCTGGTCCAAGTCACGCTGAGGAAGTTTCTAAAAGAGTTCCAACCGCAGTTGTTGCTGCATCGGTTAGCAAAGAAACATCTAAAACAATTCAGTCAGTATTTATTAATTCTTATTTCAGAGTTTATTCATCAACTGATATACTTGGAGTTGAATTAGGCGGAGCTTTCAAGAATGTTATTGCTATTGGAGCCGGAATTATTGATGGAGCTGGTTTTGGTGATAATACAAAAGCAGCAATTATGACAAGAGGTGTTGCTGAAATTTCACGATTGGGTTTGGTAATGGGCGCTCGTCCTGAAACTTTTGCAGGACTTTCAGGAATGGGAGATCTGATTGTTACTTGTATGAGCAGGCACAGTAGAAATCGTTTTGTGGGTGAACAGATTGGCAAAGGTAAAAAATTAAAAGAAGTTTTAAAGTCAATGGAAATGGTTGCTGAAGGTGTTGAAACAACCAAATCTGTTAATCAGCTTGCTAATAAGTATAAAGTTGAAACTCCAATAGCAAATGAAGTTTATAAGATTCTGTTTGAAGATAAAGATCCAATTAAAGCTACAAACGATTTAATGAATCGCGATATGAAGTTCGAATAA